One Lucilia cuprina isolate Lc7/37 chromosome 4, ASM2204524v1, whole genome shotgun sequence DNA segment encodes these proteins:
- the LOC111674611 gene encoding endoplasmin homolog → MKYLLILGLLLFAGFTQIKAENDKEETATEKIDLDLGSFKEGSRTDSDAIQREEEAIKLDGLNVAQMKEIREKAEKFNFQTEVNRMMKLIINSLYRNKEIFLRELISNASDAIDKIRLLALTNRNELESNPELNIRIKADKENKVLHIMDSGIGMTHQDLINNLGTIAKSGTADFLAKMQDPSKSDGQDMNDMIGQFGVGFYSAFLVADRVVVTTKHNNDKQYIWESDANSFSIVEDPRGDTLKRGSVISLYLKNEAQDFLEEDTLRELIRKYSQFINFPIMLWSSKTVDEEVPIEEEKPVTEKSSDDEVVDEEEDAKVEEDTNEDDKPKTKKVSKTVWDWMLINDSKPIWTRKPNEVEQKEYDEFYKSLTKDSSEPLIHTHFIAEGEVTFKSLLYIPKVQPSESFNRYGTKADNIKLFVRRVFITDEFNDMMPNYLNFIRGIVDSDDLPLNVSRETLQQHKLIKVIKKKLIRKVLDMIKKIDKEAYEKFWKEYSTNIKLGIMEDPSNRSRLAKLLRFQSSNGKGITSLAEYVERMKPKQENIYFIAGANRAEVEKSPFVERLLAKGYEVLYLVEAVDEYCISALPEFDGKKFQNVAKEGFKLNESEKSKNKFEELKATFEPLVKWLNEVALKDKILRAQVSERLSNSPCALVAGMFGWTGNMERLAMSNAHQKSDDPQRTYYLNQKKTLEINPRHPLMRELLRRVEADEADESAKEMALMMFRTATLRSGYMLQETSDFADTIEKMMRQTLGVSLDEQVEWDEDDDDDTTADSNEESTSSSNDNDEDEDTQHDEL, encoded by the exons atgaagtATTTGTTGATACTGGGGTTGTTATTATTTGCGG GTTTTACGCAAATTAAAGCCGAAAACGACAAAGAAGAAACTGCCACTGAAAAAATTGACTTAGATTTGGGCTCATTCAAAGAAGGTTCTAGAACCG ATTCCGATGCCATTCAACGTGAAGAAGAAGCCATTAAATTGGATGGCCTTAATGTGGCACAAATGAAAGAAATTCGTGAAAAG GCTGAAAAATTCAATTTCCAAACAGAAGTTAATCGTATGATGAAACTTATCATTAACTCTTTGTATCgcaataaagaaattttcttgcGTGAATTGATTTCAAATGCTTCCGATGCCATTGATAAGATTCGTCTATTGGCACTGACAAACAGAAATGAGTTAGAAAGCAATCCTGAGCTTAATATACGCATTAAGGCTGACaaggaaaataaagttttacacATTATGGACTCTGGTATTGGTATGACCCATCAGGATTTAATCAACAATTTGGGTACAATTGCCAAATCTGGCACAGCTGATTTCTTGGCAAAAATGCAAGATCCCTCAAAATCAGATGGACAAGATATGAATGATATGATTGGTCAGTTTGGTGTTGGTTTCTATTCCGCTTTCTTGGTCGCCGATCGCGTTGTTGTCACCACCAAGCACAACAATGACAAACAATACATATGGGAATCTGATGCCAATAGTTTTAGCATTGTTGAAGATCCTCGCGGTGATACATTGAAGCGTGGTTCAGTCATTTCCTTGTACTTAAAGAACGAAGCTCAGGACTTTTTGGAAGAGGATACCTTACGTGAATTGATTCGTAAATACTCACAATTTATCAACTTCCCAATTATGTTGTGGTCTAGCAAGACTGTTGACGAAGAAGTACCAATTGAAGAGGAGAAACCCGTTACTGAAAAATCCTCAGATGATGAGGTTGTTGATGAAGAAGAAGACGCTAAAGTTGAGGAAGACACCAATGAAGATGACAAACCCAAAACCAAGAAAGTATCGAAGACTGTGTGGGACTGGATGTTGATTAACGACAGCAAGCCCATCTGGACCCGTAAACCCAACGAAGTGGAACAAAAAGAATACGATGAATTCTACAAGAGTTTAACAAAGGACTCCAGCGAACCATTGATACACACACATTTCATTGCTGAAGGTGAAGTTACATTCAAGAGTTTGCTGTACATTCCCAAAGTACAGCCCTCAGAATCTTTCAATCGTTATGGTACCAAAGCTGAtaacataaaattgtttgttcGTCGTGTTTTCATTACTGACGAATTCAACGACATGATGCCCAACTACTTGAATTTCATTCGTGGTATTGTGGATTCAGATGATTTACCTTTGAATGTTTCACGTGAAACCTTACAACAACACAAATTGATTAAGgtcattaagaaaaaattgattCGCAAGGTCTTGGACATGATCAAGAAGATTGATAAAGAAGCCTATGAAAAATTCTGGAAGGAATACTCCACAAATATTAAACTCGGTATCATGGAAGATCCCAGCAACCGTTCTCGCCTCGCAAAACTTTTGCGCTTCCAGTCATCGAATGGCAAAGGTATCACGTCTTTGGCCGAATATGTAGAGCGTATGAAGCCCAAACAAGAAAACATATACTTCATTGCTGGTGCAAACCGTGCTGAAGTTGAGAAATCTCCCTTCGTTGAACGTTTGTTGGCTAAGGGTTATGAAGTTTTGTATCTCGTTGAAGCTGTTGATGAATACTGCATTTCTGCTTTGCCCGAATTCGATGGCAAgaaattccaaaatgttgccAAGGAAGGCTTCAAGCTCAACGAATCGGAAaagagcaaaaataaatttgaagagTTGAAGGCCACCTTTGAACCTTTAGTTAAGTGGTTGAATGAAGTTGCCTTGAAGGACAAGATTTTGCGCGCTCAAGTATCTGAACGTTTGAGCAACTCTCCCTGCGCTTTGGTCGCTGGTATGTTCGGCTGGACCGGTAACATGGAACGTTTGGCTATGTCAAATGCCCATCAAAAATCAGATGATCCTCAACGTACTTACTACttaaatcaaaagaaaacaCTTGAAATCAATCCCAGACATCCATTGATGCGTGAATTGTTAAGACGTGTTGAGGCCGATGAAGCTGATGAGAGCGCTAAGGAAATGGCATTAATGATGTTCCGTACCGCCACTTTGCGTTCCGGTTACATGTTACAAGAGACCTCCGATTTCGCAGATACTATTGAAAAAATGATGCGTCAAACATTAGGAGTCTCTTTAGACGAACAAGTCGAGTGGGAtgaagatgatgacgatgacaCCACAGCTGATTCCAACGAAGAAAGCACATCATCTTCGAACGATAATGATGAGGATGAAGACACACAACACGatgaactttaa
- the LOC111674580 gene encoding uncharacterized protein LOC111674580, with product MDGTPKLQRKASLSLSTRLNHKRHSASPQNRLKTSTSNSAINTRELNNNHETLQRSPSVISICSDGGIECTPPHKKMIMNLDDSLDYSPKVFDSSFSPTCLLSQTLAIDSPEVGWKWSRHATNGGSRGGSKCGIDDNSTRTPDSAYAADSSFASAGSSSTEVGNVRSRADSYQQRIAYDARREQELRRVEKTRAEEKLKQRCAKLQEQLKSAGTQSSKTKSQNKDNVKHSSNSSSLLDVEMKSLPKSEPAVKIHTPEKIKKPELLNDFFNDSDSDCFLLEATQEIESKMEAKTQPAYINFANKTPKSSSSSECNSIPHANSAPAATTTPPPIADLSSSNSTNKEKRSSFYMKFLEDDCPDDWFVSLDEVVLQATQTKKPRTSLQRYKSMPAETATNSNVSSNKKDSNDNCIVDSKPNTSKRIPSEDAASSLSNLSKMKRHSSTHTLSPAGTSYRSRRQL from the exons ATGGATGGAACTCCAAAATTACAACGAAAGGCTTCGTTGTCGCTATCAACGCGTCTAAATCACAAAAGACATAGTG CATCGCCTCAAAATCGATTAAAGACCTCAACATCAAATAGTGCTATTAATACACgtgaattaaataataatcatgAAACTTTGCAACGTTCTCCCTCTGTGATATCAATTTGTTCCGATGGTGGCATCGAATGCACTCCACCTCACAAGAAAATGATTATGAATTTGGATGACAGCTTGGACTATTCACCAAAGGTTTTCGATAGCAGTTTTTCTCCAACATGCCTGCTCTCACAAACTTTGGCCATCGATAGTCCTGAGGTAGGTTGGAAGTGGAGTCGTCATGCAACGAATGGTGGTAGTAGAGGAGGTTCAAAGTGTGGAATAGATGACAATTCCACACGTACACCGGATTCAGCATATGCCGCCGACAGTAGTTTTGCATCTGCTGGTTCCAGTAGTACAGAAGTTGGCAATGTCCGCAGTAGAGCCGATTCGTACCAACAACGAATTGCCTATGATGCCCGTAGGGAGCAGGAACTGCGTAGAGTTGAAAAAACGAGAGCggaggaaaaattaaaacagcGTTGCGCAAAATTACAAGAACAATTAAAAAGCGCTGGCACGCAATCATCCAAAACGAAGAGtcaaaataaagataatgttAAACATTCATCTAACAGCAGTTCCTTGCTAGATGTTGAAATGAAAAGCCTACCAAAATCAGAGCCAGCGGTGAAAATTCATACaccagaaaaaattaaaaaaccagaacttttaaatgatttctttaACGACTCCGATTCCGACTGTTTTCTACTCGAAGCTACACAGGAAATTGAATCAAAAATGGAAGCTAAAACTCAACCAGCCtacataaattttgcaaataaaacgcCTAAATCATCTAGTTCGTCCGAATGCAATTCCATACCTCATGCCAATTCCGCACCTGCCGCTACAACTACACCACCACCTATTGCAGATTTATCTTCTTCAAATAgcacaaataaagaaaaacgttCCTCATTCTATATGAAATTTCTGGAAGATGACTGTCCTGACGACTGGTTTGTTTCGCTCGATGAGGTTGTCTTACAAGCTACACAAACCAAGAAACCTCGGACGTCTTTACAACGCTATAAATCTATGCCTGCTGAAACGGCAACCAATTCCAATGTATCTTCAAATAAAAAGGATAGCAATGATAACTGCATAGTGGATTCCAAACCGAACACTTCAAAACGGATACCATCAGAAGATGCGGCTTCATCCTTATCGAACCTCTCTAAAATGAAACGACATTCAAGTACTCATACTTTGAGTCCAGCTGGTACAAGCT atcGTAGCCGAAGACAGCTATAA